One stretch of Corynebacterium imitans DNA includes these proteins:
- the mgtE gene encoding magnesium transporter, giving the protein MLDVAYEREVEAALRSKDVAELSSLLADITPKEASRLMARMGLQQRALFYRTLPKEVAAETFDELDPAVQADLVSGLRVPGVAEVFEGMEPDDRAELLDELPASVASRMVANLSEGERELTGIVLGYPEDSIGRRMSPELIILRPTMRVASAIAEIHKHLDDAESIYTLPVVEEDRRLAGVVSLRDLLRADGRAEVSTLMQEPDLAVAHEAAEEAARRCADRKRLALPIVDTEDRLVGLLTVDDALRILEEADSEDQARMGGSEPLRRPYLATPVLEIVKSRVVWLLVLAIGATLTVQVLERFEDTLATMVVLSLFVPLLIGTGGNTGNQAATTVTRALALGDVRPGDVLKIVFREARVGILLGVLLGSLGFLIAGFVYGWDIGTVIGLTLVSICTVAATVGGVMPLIGKKLGIDPAVFANPFITTLVDATGLIIYFLIAKSVLGI; this is encoded by the coding sequence ATGCTTGATGTGGCGTATGAGCGTGAAGTAGAGGCGGCGCTGCGAAGTAAGGATGTCGCCGAGCTGTCCAGCCTGCTCGCCGACATCACTCCGAAGGAAGCGTCCCGTCTGATGGCACGCATGGGCCTGCAGCAGCGCGCCTTGTTCTACCGCACGCTGCCGAAGGAAGTGGCGGCAGAAACCTTTGACGAACTCGACCCTGCGGTGCAGGCCGACCTCGTCTCTGGGCTGCGCGTGCCTGGGGTCGCCGAGGTCTTCGAAGGCATGGAGCCCGACGACCGTGCCGAACTTCTCGACGAGCTGCCGGCCTCCGTCGCCTCCCGCATGGTCGCGAACCTGTCGGAGGGGGAGCGGGAGCTGACCGGCATTGTGTTGGGCTACCCGGAAGATTCCATCGGCCGCCGCATGAGTCCGGAGTTGATTATTCTGCGTCCGACGATGCGGGTCGCTTCGGCGATCGCCGAGATCCACAAGCATCTCGACGACGCGGAGTCGATTTACACCCTGCCCGTGGTAGAAGAGGATCGCCGCCTGGCCGGCGTGGTCAGCCTCCGTGATCTCCTGCGCGCCGATGGCCGAGCCGAGGTTTCCACCTTGATGCAGGAACCTGACCTTGCGGTTGCGCACGAGGCGGCGGAGGAAGCGGCGCGTCGTTGCGCGGACCGCAAGCGGCTGGCACTGCCGATCGTGGATACCGAGGACCGGCTCGTTGGTCTGCTCACCGTCGACGATGCGCTGCGCATCCTCGAGGAGGCGGATTCCGAGGACCAGGCTCGCATGGGTGGTTCCGAGCCGCTGCGCCGCCCGTACCTTGCTACTCCGGTACTCGAGATTGTGAAGTCGCGCGTGGTGTGGCTTTTGGTGCTCGCCATTGGTGCGACGCTGACTGTCCAAGTGCTTGAGCGCTTCGAAGATACCCTTGCCACGATGGTCGTACTGTCCCTGTTCGTGCCGCTTCTGATCGGTACCGGCGGTAACACCGGCAACCAGGCCGCCACCACGGTCACGCGTGCGCTTGCGCTTGGCGACGTACGCCCCGGCGACGTACTCAAAATCGTATTCCGCGAGGCGCGAGTAGGTATCTTGCTGGGCGTGCTGCTTGGCAGTCTGGGCTTTCTGATTGCGGGCTTTGTGTACGGGTGGGACATCGGCACCGTCATCGGCCTGACTTTGGTAAGTATCTGTACCGTCGCCGCCACCGTGGGTGGTGTGATGCCGTTGATAGGCAAGAAGCTGGGCATTGACCCGGCCGTGTTTGCTAACCCGTTCATCACCACGCTGGTGGACGCGACCGGCCTGATTATTTACTTCCTCATCGCCAAGTCGGTGCTGGGGATCTAG